A part of Pectinatus sottacetonis genomic DNA contains:
- a CDS encoding DMT family transporter translates to MNNRLKGFLLIIAGTSFWGASGVVVQYLLHDKMFNAQWLTCIRLTGAGIILLVMDKVCYRSRLLSIWNRSSAKDIIAFSMLGMLGTQLTYILTILNSNAATATILQYLMPAFVLVYMLAAEKRGPMVKEGICLFMAISGTFLLVTKGQLNTLAISLPALIWGLISALAAAFYTLQPRKMLRCYHSSLIVGWGMFTGGVILSLFKSPFDFTGTLDLYSIVALLFVVIFGTVLSFWTYIESTKYLYPTEVGAMASIEPLVSVVLSVVFMNVAFGIPEICGSILIVGTVFVLAKK, encoded by the coding sequence ATGAATAACCGCTTAAAAGGTTTTTTGCTGATTATTGCAGGAACTAGTTTTTGGGGAGCATCAGGTGTTGTGGTACAGTACTTGCTGCATGATAAAATGTTTAACGCCCAGTGGCTGACTTGCATCAGGCTTACAGGGGCTGGAATTATCTTGCTAGTAATGGATAAAGTTTGCTATAGAAGCCGATTATTATCTATATGGAATCGCTCAAGTGCGAAGGATATTATCGCTTTTAGTATGTTGGGGATGCTTGGAACGCAGCTTACCTATATTTTAACTATTTTAAACAGTAATGCAGCAACAGCAACTATTTTGCAGTATCTTATGCCAGCATTTGTCTTGGTATATATGCTGGCTGCTGAAAAGCGCGGGCCTATGGTAAAAGAAGGAATTTGTCTTTTTATGGCGATTTCTGGAACGTTTCTGCTTGTTACAAAAGGACAGCTTAATACACTGGCAATTTCTCTGCCGGCATTAATTTGGGGATTGATATCGGCACTGGCGGCAGCCTTCTATACATTGCAGCCAAGAAAAATGCTGAGATGCTATCATTCATCACTGATTGTGGGCTGGGGAATGTTTACTGGCGGGGTAATATTATCATTGTTTAAATCCCCTTTTGATTTTACTGGTACTTTAGATTTATATTCAATAGTGGCATTGTTATTTGTTGTAATTTTCGGGACAGTTTTGTCTTTTTGGACTTATATTGAAAGTACGAAGTATTTGTATCCTACTGAAGTGGGGGCAATGGCATCAATAGAGCCATTGGTGTCGGTCGTTTTATCCGTAGTTTTTATGAATGTGGCATTTGGTATTCCTGAAATATGTGGTAGTATATTAATTGTTGGAACAGTGTTTGTTTTGGCGAAAAAGTAA